In the Sulfurovum zhangzhouensis genome, one interval contains:
- the luxS gene encoding S-ribosylhomocysteine lyase gives MPLLDSFTVDHTKMKAPAVRVAKKMSSPSGDAITVFDLRFTQPNKEMLSEKGIHTLEHLFAGFMRDHLNSKNVEIIDISPMGCRTGFYMSLLGTPKKKEVAKAWKESMEDVLEVKSESDIPELNIYQCGTCKMHSLNEAQEIAQKVLDEGIGTMSNKKLKMSKKQLQKAATC, from the coding sequence ATGCCGTTATTAGATAGTTTTACAGTAGACCACACAAAAATGAAAGCACCTGCAGTACGTGTAGCAAAGAAGATGAGTAGTCCAAGCGGTGATGCAATTACAGTATTTGATCTAAGATTTACACAGCCTAACAAAGAGATGCTTTCTGAGAAAGGCATCCATACGCTTGAGCATCTTTTTGCAGGTTTTATGAGGGACCATCTTAACAGTAAGAATGTGGAGATTATCGATATCTCTCCTATGGGATGCCGTACCGGTTTCTATATGTCTTTACTGGGTACACCTAAGAAAAAAGAGGTAGCCAAAGCATGGAAAGAATCAATGGAAGATGTTCTGGAAGTGAAAAGCGAAAGCGATATCCCTGAACTTAATATCTATCAGTGCGGAACATGTAAGATGCACTCTTTAAATGAAGCACAAGAGATCGCACAAAAAGTACTTGATGAGGGTATCGGTACAATGAGCAATAAAAAGCTTAAAATGAGTAAAAAGCAACTTCAAAAGGCAGCAACATGCTAA
- the ribE gene encoding riboflavin synthase: MFTGLIREIATVKSYRNNILTIQSKHKAKLGDSIAINGVCLTVIKVNSDGFDLELADETRSIIDESKITGQVHMEPAMKMNDRFEGHIVQGHVDCVGTVAKITPRENATDFIIKVDSKYIAHIVPKGSITIDGISLTVNDVFEDSFRLTIIPHTLNETLMKNYKVGTTLNVETDLFARYIDHILSHRNRKKSMSWDEVDAIQMSY, from the coding sequence ATGTTTACAGGTCTTATCCGGGAAATCGCTACTGTCAAAAGCTATCGAAATAATATTTTGACGATCCAGTCCAAACACAAAGCAAAGCTGGGTGACTCTATTGCGATCAACGGGGTATGTCTGACAGTTATCAAGGTCAATAGTGACGGATTTGATCTGGAACTTGCAGATGAAACACGTTCAATCATCGATGAATCGAAGATCACAGGACAGGTACATATGGAACCTGCGATGAAAATGAATGACCGGTTTGAAGGACACATCGTACAGGGACATGTAGACTGTGTGGGAACTGTAGCCAAGATCACTCCAAGAGAAAATGCTACGGACTTCATCATCAAGGTGGATTCAAAATACATAGCTCATATCGTGCCTAAAGGTTCGATCACTATTGATGGTATCTCTTTAACCGTTAATGATGTCTTTGAAGATAGTTTTCGTCTAACCATCATCCCTCATACGCTCAATGAAACACTGATGAAAAATTATAAGGTGGGTACAACGCTCAATGTGGAAACTGATCTTTTTGCAAGATATATCGATCATATCCTTTCACACAGGAACAGGAAAAAATCAATGAGCTGGGATGAAGTCGATGCGATTCAGATGAGTTATTGA
- a CDS encoding thiamine pyrophosphate-dependent enzyme yields MAITSIKNLKDFSTNNDRFEGAHTLCPGCAHSMIVRELMNCTDDNLVISTNTGCLEVSTAVYPFTSWDTSWIHIGFENAATAVSGAEAMHKARKRKGTLKDNDAPVKFVAFGGDGSTFDIGFQWLSGAVERGHDFTYICLDNENYANTGGQRSSATPIGATTSTAQAGSHSYGKKEKKKDIVAIMAAHGAPYVAQLAPNKWKSMAKGFQKALETEGPCFINTVSPCCTEWKFDPKDTIGITDLATDSLMFPVYEIIDGHELNILYRPKNIITVEEYMGAQGRYKHLFKPEYRHVIDQVQKDVNEYWDYLQRREEARV; encoded by the coding sequence ATGGCAATTACATCAATTAAAAACTTAAAAGATTTTTCAACGAACAATGACAGGTTCGAAGGAGCACATACTCTTTGTCCTGGTTGTGCGCACTCTATGATCGTTAGAGAGCTTATGAACTGTACGGATGACAACCTTGTTATCTCTACAAACACAGGATGTCTTGAAGTATCTACTGCGGTTTATCCGTTTACTTCTTGGGATACTTCATGGATCCATATCGGGTTTGAAAATGCTGCAACAGCAGTTTCTGGTGCAGAAGCAATGCACAAAGCTCGTAAGAGAAAAGGTACACTAAAAGATAACGATGCTCCGGTAAAATTCGTAGCATTCGGTGGTGACGGATCAACATTTGATATCGGTTTCCAATGGTTGTCAGGTGCAGTTGAGAGAGGTCATGACTTCACTTATATCTGTCTAGATAATGAAAACTATGCAAACACTGGTGGTCAAAGATCTTCAGCAACACCTATCGGTGCAACTACATCGACAGCTCAAGCTGGTTCACACTCTTATGGTAAAAAAGAGAAGAAAAAAGATATCGTAGCGATCATGGCTGCACATGGTGCGCCTTATGTTGCACAGCTTGCACCAAACAAGTGGAAGTCTATGGCAAAAGGTTTCCAAAAAGCATTGGAGACTGAAGGTCCATGTTTCATCAACACAGTATCACCATGTTGTACTGAGTGGAAATTCGACCCAAAAGATACGATCGGTATCACTGACTTGGCGACTGACTCATTGATGTTCCCAGTTTATGAGATCATCGACGGTCATGAGCTTAACATTCTTTACAGACCAAAGAATATCATCACTGTTGAAGAGTATATGGGTGCTCAAGGTCGTTATAAGCACCTCTTTAAACCAGAGTACAGACACGTCATTGATCAAGTACAAAAAGATGTGAATGAGTACTGGGATTATCTACAAAGAAGAGAAGAAGCAAGAGTTTAA
- a CDS encoding 2-oxoacid:ferredoxin oxidoreductase subunit alpha — protein MAEKYDLQEREVWDGNFAASQALRQAQVDVVAAYPITPSTPIVENYGNYVANGYIDGEFVMVESEHAAMSGCVGASAAGGRVSTATSSQGFALMAEVLYQASGMRLPIVLNVVNRALASPLNVRGDHADMYLGRDSGWIQLDAFNAQEAYDLALCAFRIGENHNVRLPVMVHQDGFITSHTAQNVYPLADEVAYNFVGDFQPVDDMLDFSRPVTYGAQTEEDWHFEHKARQHKALMDSRPIIDEVFADFEKVSGRKYNRVETYDMEDAEVAIVALGTTVETARVAAKELRAEEGIKAGVVAIRCFRPFPFDNVRDALENVKSVAVLDRSSPGGAMGAFFNEVSAALYTTANRPLVTNFIYGLGGRDFSIAEAKRIFKEQKAHADAGYITTDIQQFSGLRGPTLGFFQTKRG, from the coding sequence ATGGCAGAAAAATACGATTTACAAGAAAGAGAAGTATGGGATGGTAACTTCGCCGCTTCTCAAGCGTTAAGACAAGCACAAGTGGATGTTGTTGCAGCATACCCTATTACGCCTTCTACGCCAATCGTTGAAAACTACGGAAATTACGTAGCAAACGGTTATATCGACGGTGAGTTTGTTATGGTAGAGTCTGAACATGCTGCAATGTCAGGATGTGTAGGTGCATCTGCTGCAGGTGGACGTGTATCTACAGCGACTTCATCACAAGGTTTTGCTTTGATGGCTGAGGTACTATACCAAGCATCTGGTATGAGACTTCCAATCGTACTTAATGTAGTAAACAGAGCGCTTGCTTCTCCACTTAACGTACGTGGTGACCATGCGGATATGTATCTTGGACGTGATTCTGGTTGGATCCAGCTTGATGCATTCAATGCACAAGAAGCATATGACTTGGCACTGTGTGCATTTAGAATTGGTGAGAACCACAATGTAAGACTTCCGGTCATGGTTCACCAAGATGGATTTATCACATCTCACACAGCTCAGAACGTGTATCCTCTTGCAGATGAAGTGGCTTATAACTTCGTAGGTGATTTCCAACCGGTAGATGATATGCTTGATTTCTCAAGACCGGTAACATATGGTGCGCAAACAGAAGAAGATTGGCACTTTGAACACAAAGCAAGACAACATAAAGCATTGATGGATTCTCGTCCTATTATTGATGAAGTGTTTGCTGACTTTGAAAAAGTATCTGGTAGAAAGTACAATAGAGTTGAGACTTATGATATGGAAGATGCTGAAGTGGCAATCGTTGCACTTGGTACGACTGTTGAGACAGCAAGAGTAGCGGCAAAAGAGCTTAGAGCCGAAGAAGGTATCAAAGCAGGTGTTGTTGCAATCAGATGTTTCAGACCATTCCCGTTTGATAATGTAAGAGATGCACTCGAAAATGTTAAATCAGTAGCGGTTCTTGACAGATCAAGTCCAGGTGGTGCAATGGGTGCATTCTTTAATGAAGTATCTGCAGCGCTTTATACAACAGCAAACAGACCACTTGTAACAAACTTTATCTATGGTCTTGGTGGACGTGACTTTTCTATCGCAGAAGCAAAAAGAATCTTCAAAGAGCAGAAAGCACATGCTGATGCAGGTTATATTACAACAGATATCCAACAGTTCTCAGGACTTAGAGGACCAACCCTTGGATTCTTTCAAACGAAAAGAGGTTAA
- the mnmG gene encoding tRNA uridine-5-carboxymethylaminomethyl(34) synthesis enzyme MnmG — MNYEVIVIGGGHSGIEAALASARMGVKTLMVTILAEQIGASSCNPAIGGLAKGHLVREVDALGGEMGLCTDKTGIQFRTLNASRGPAVRGTRAQIDMDAYRIYMRKVVLNTENLDVKQEIVEGLIIEDNVVKGVTTQLGNEYMAPKVIITAGTFLNGLIHIGEKTQTAGRQGEFASVKLAEYLRGLGLEIGRLKTGTCARIDGKSIDFSVMEEQPGDVPPPPFSFRTDKKTFNPTQLPCYVTYTNETTHNIIESNFYRAPMFSGQIEGMGPRYCPSIEDKINRFRDRPRHQIFVEPQTMEATEFYINGMSTSLPTDVQLDMIHSVEGMENAKIVRYGYAIEYDYLYPTELKHTLEVKKIEGLYFAGQVNGTTGYEEAAAQGLMAGINAALSIQGKEPLILRRDEAYIGVLIDDLVTKGTREPYRMFTSRAEYRLLLREDNADMRLSPYGKELGLLDEDYIEKFEAKRADIEEALSFLRDNFVTPTKEFLAQLEEIGAVKINDKTAWIDVIGRGDFDRDKLITLLPEFDKYSDEVVEQILVEAKYSRYIENQQKQIEKMKDMLKVKIPEDFEYRTVSGLSNEVVEKLEKATPPTLFAASEISGITPASLEILHVHIKMRQKQKNK, encoded by the coding sequence ATGAATTATGAAGTAATAGTCATCGGTGGCGGTCATTCTGGTATCGAAGCAGCACTAGCTTCAGCACGTATGGGTGTGAAGACACTGATGGTGACGATATTGGCCGAGCAGATCGGTGCTTCATCCTGTAACCCTGCTATCGGTGGATTGGCAAAGGGGCACCTCGTACGCGAAGTCGATGCACTTGGTGGAGAGATGGGATTATGTACGGATAAAACAGGTATTCAGTTTCGTACTTTAAATGCTTCTCGCGGTCCAGCCGTAAGAGGGACTAGGGCACAGATCGATATGGATGCTTACCGTATCTATATGAGGAAAGTAGTGCTTAACACGGAAAACCTGGATGTGAAGCAGGAGATCGTAGAAGGGCTGATTATTGAAGATAATGTTGTGAAGGGTGTTACTACACAGCTTGGCAATGAGTATATGGCACCTAAGGTGATCATCACTGCCGGTACATTTCTTAACGGACTGATCCATATTGGTGAAAAGACACAGACTGCAGGAAGACAGGGAGAATTTGCCTCTGTAAAACTGGCTGAGTATCTAAGAGGATTAGGCCTTGAGATCGGAAGGTTGAAAACAGGTACCTGTGCAAGGATCGATGGTAAAAGTATTGATTTTAGTGTGATGGAAGAACAACCGGGTGATGTACCTCCTCCACCATTTTCATTCCGTACAGATAAAAAGACCTTTAACCCTACTCAGTTACCTTGTTATGTGACTTATACCAATGAGACAACTCACAATATTATCGAGAGTAACTTTTACCGTGCACCAATGTTCTCAGGCCAGATCGAAGGGATGGGACCAAGGTATTGTCCAAGTATCGAAGATAAGATCAACCGTTTTAGGGACAGACCTCGTCATCAGATCTTTGTAGAGCCACAAACGATGGAAGCTACTGAGTTTTATATCAATGGTATGAGTACTTCTTTGCCAACTGATGTACAGCTGGATATGATCCATTCAGTAGAAGGGATGGAGAATGCAAAGATCGTACGTTACGGTTATGCAATCGAGTATGATTATCTCTATCCGACAGAGTTAAAGCATACGCTTGAGGTCAAAAAGATCGAGGGACTCTACTTTGCTGGTCAGGTCAATGGAACGACAGGATATGAAGAGGCAGCAGCACAGGGGCTTATGGCCGGCATCAACGCAGCACTCAGTATACAGGGGAAAGAGCCTTTGATACTCAGACGTGATGAAGCATACATCGGGGTTTTGATCGATGATCTAGTGACAAAGGGAACGAGAGAACCATACCGTATGTTCACAAGCCGTGCAGAGTATAGACTATTGTTGCGTGAGGATAATGCTGATATGAGGCTTTCTCCTTATGGTAAAGAGCTTGGTCTGCTTGATGAAGACTATATTGAAAAGTTTGAAGCAAAAAGAGCGGACATTGAGGAAGCACTAAGCTTTTTACGTGATAACTTTGTGACACCGACCAAAGAGTTTCTTGCCCAACTTGAAGAGATAGGAGCGGTCAAGATCAATGATAAGACAGCATGGATCGATGTGATCGGGCGTGGTGATTTTGACAGAGATAAACTTATCACTCTTTTACCTGAATTTGATAAGTACAGCGATGAGGTAGTAGAGCAAATTCTGGTAGAGGCGAAGTACAGCCGTTATATTGAAAATCAGCAAAAGCAGATTGAAAAGATGAAAGACATGCTTAAAGTTAAAATCCCTGAAGATTTTGAATACCGAACTGTATCAGGTTTGAGTAACGAAGTGGTTGAAAAGCTTGAAAAAGCAACTCCTCCGACACTGTTTGCAGCATCAGAGATCTCTGGTATCACACCTGCATCATTGGAGATACTACACGTACACATTAAAATGCGACAAAAACAGAAGAATAAATAG
- a CDS encoding NAD(P)/FAD-dependent oxidoreductase yields the protein MARLVVMGGGVSGHTAATFAKKWLGDAHEVVVVTPNSLWNWIPSNIWVGVGEMKKEDVVFPLAPVYAKAGIDYRQAKAVSIHPNGKEGSDTPYITIEYTGQGKEGQSEEVSYDYLINATGPKLNFDATPGLGDGKGGIGGHTVSVCTADHATHANLELQQIFAKAKAGERQKVVIGTGHGMCTCQGAAFEYIFNVEHEANKAGVRDMVDIQWISNESFLGDFGIGGLHMKRGGYAASSRLFAESLYTERGIPWTIGAHVSKVEDGRLEYELLDGSTGEMEFDFAMLIPPFAGVGLKAYDKDGSDMTAQIFAPNGFLKVDADYTPKAYEDWKASDWPRTYQNPDFKNIFACGIAFAPPHLISKPMSSPNGTPINPTPPRTGMPSGIIGKAVAHSITDLIQKGPDAHLHEASMAEMGAACVASAGKGLTDGTAAALTVYPVVPDFEKYPGLGRDLDYTFGEIGLAGHWIKHILHHMFIYKAKLKPGWTLIPE from the coding sequence ATGGCACGTTTGGTAGTTATGGGTGGTGGTGTCTCAGGACACACTGCTGCAACATTTGCAAAAAAATGGTTGGGAGATGCTCATGAGGTCGTCGTGGTCACCCCAAACTCTCTATGGAACTGGATTCCATCGAATATCTGGGTAGGTGTTGGAGAAATGAAAAAAGAGGATGTTGTCTTCCCACTTGCTCCTGTATATGCAAAAGCAGGGATTGACTATAGACAGGCAAAAGCCGTATCAATCCATCCAAATGGAAAAGAAGGTAGCGATACACCGTATATTACAATTGAATACACTGGGCAAGGAAAAGAAGGTCAGAGTGAAGAGGTAAGCTATGATTATCTTATCAATGCAACTGGACCTAAGCTCAATTTTGATGCAACTCCAGGGCTTGGTGACGGTAAAGGGGGGATCGGAGGACATACTGTTTCAGTATGTACTGCAGACCATGCTACGCATGCAAATCTTGAGCTTCAACAGATATTTGCCAAAGCAAAAGCCGGTGAAAGACAAAAAGTAGTGATCGGTACAGGTCATGGTATGTGTACATGTCAGGGTGCAGCATTTGAGTATATCTTCAACGTTGAGCACGAAGCAAACAAAGCTGGCGTAAGGGATATGGTTGATATACAATGGATCTCAAATGAGTCATTCCTGGGTGACTTCGGTATCGGTGGACTTCACATGAAACGTGGTGGCTATGCTGCAAGCTCGAGACTTTTTGCGGAATCACTTTACACGGAAAGAGGAATCCCTTGGACAATTGGTGCACATGTCAGTAAAGTAGAAGATGGAAGACTTGAGTATGAACTTCTGGATGGAAGTACGGGAGAGATGGAATTTGACTTTGCAATGCTTATCCCTCCATTTGCCGGAGTAGGTCTAAAGGCATATGATAAAGATGGTTCGGATATGACAGCTCAGATCTTTGCACCAAATGGCTTCTTGAAAGTTGATGCAGACTATACGCCAAAAGCGTATGAAGATTGGAAAGCAAGTGACTGGCCGAGAACTTATCAAAACCCAGATTTCAAAAATATCTTTGCATGTGGTATTGCATTTGCACCACCGCACCTCATTTCTAAACCGATGAGCTCACCAAACGGTACTCCAATCAACCCAACGCCTCCTAGAACTGGTATGCCATCAGGTATCATAGGAAAAGCAGTGGCTCACTCAATCACTGATCTGATCCAAAAAGGTCCGGACGCTCATTTACATGAAGCCTCAATGGCTGAAATGGGTGCAGCATGTGTAGCATCTGCAGGTAAAGGTTTGACTGACGGTACGGCAGCAGCATTGACTGTCTATCCTGTAGTACCTGACTTTGAAAAATATCCTGGACTTGGACGAGATCTGGACTATACATTCGGAGAGATTGGACTTGCTGGACACTGGATCAAACATATCCTACACCATATGTTCATCTATAAAGCAAAACTCAAGCCGGGCTGGACTTTGATCCCAGAATAA
- a CDS encoding tRNA (5-methylaminomethyl-2-thiouridine)(34)-methyltransferase MnmD: protein MGSGYDESLRGQKEVIVTEDGSMTLYSKEFDQAYHSTKDGALQESLQKHVIPAFSLQKYKDKLTILDICFGLGYNTLATLYYVKLNHLDTKVHIISPEFDRELVESLSTFEYPKEFDSFKPIIRELSQNFCYEDEQFKIEVLIGDAREVIPKISEKIDIVYQDAFSPKQNPLLWTKEYFHDIRVICNDDAIITTYSTAIATRMGLYENGFEIFIYYGEEARRSTIASPQMIEGLEYVDMELKKQRNKDARSISDKEFQ, encoded by the coding sequence GTGGGCAGCGGATATGATGAATCCCTAAGAGGTCAAAAAGAGGTGATTGTAACTGAGGACGGTTCAATGACGCTTTACTCGAAAGAGTTCGATCAAGCATACCACTCAACAAAAGACGGTGCATTGCAGGAGTCACTGCAAAAGCATGTCATTCCCGCTTTTTCTCTCCAAAAATACAAAGACAAACTTACCATACTCGATATATGTTTTGGCCTGGGGTACAATACCTTAGCTACACTTTACTATGTTAAATTAAACCATTTGGATACTAAGGTGCATATCATTTCTCCGGAATTTGACCGGGAACTTGTCGAGTCACTTTCAACATTTGAGTATCCTAAAGAGTTTGACAGTTTCAAACCGATTATCCGGGAACTTTCTCAAAACTTCTGTTATGAAGATGAACAGTTTAAGATCGAAGTACTGATCGGTGATGCCAGAGAAGTGATCCCAAAGATCAGTGAGAAGATAGATATCGTTTATCAGGATGCATTTAGCCCTAAGCAAAATCCATTACTCTGGACAAAAGAGTACTTCCATGATATTCGTGTGATCTGTAATGATGATGCGATCATTACGACCTATTCGACAGCGATAGCTACGCGTATGGGTTTATATGAAAATGGTTTTGAGATCTTTATTTATTATGGTGAAGAGGCGAGAAGATCGACTATTGCGAGTCCTCAAATGATCGAAGGATTGGAGTATGTAGATATGGAACTGAAAAAGCAGAGAAATAAAGATGCCAGAAGCATAAGCGATAAGGAGTTTCAATAA
- a CDS encoding HAD family hydrolase: MIILFDLDGTLIDSTEAILESFKVAFETHGEAVPDSKLIKAEIGHPLDVMFTTLGVEEGKVWDYVDAYKMHYRIISCQKTVLLPHAKEAVELASQHATLGVVTTKTAKYSIELLEHLGLMHHFEVLIGREDVENPKPHPEPIQKALQALPKGAKNVWMVGDTCMDMLSAKEANVIGVGVTCGYADEINLINCTDYIHSNALEAVRFIANR; encoded by the coding sequence ATGATTATACTTTTTGACCTGGACGGTACACTTATCGACTCAACTGAAGCAATACTTGAGAGCTTTAAAGTTGCCTTTGAGACACACGGAGAAGCAGTACCAGACAGTAAACTTATCAAAGCAGAGATCGGACATCCCCTTGATGTCATGTTCACTACATTGGGTGTAGAAGAGGGGAAAGTATGGGATTACGTTGATGCTTATAAAATGCATTACCGCATTATTTCCTGTCAAAAGACTGTGCTTCTACCCCATGCTAAAGAGGCAGTTGAACTTGCGAGTCAACATGCTACTTTGGGTGTAGTGACCACAAAGACAGCAAAGTATTCGATTGAATTGTTGGAGCATTTAGGCTTAATGCATCATTTTGAAGTATTGATCGGTAGAGAAGATGTGGAAAACCCGAAACCGCATCCAGAACCGATACAAAAAGCCCTCCAGGCGTTACCAAAAGGTGCAAAAAATGTCTGGATGGTAGGAGATACCTGCATGGATATGCTTTCTGCTAAGGAAGCAAATGTTATAGGTGTCGGGGTCACTTGCGGTTATGCAGATGAAATAAATTTGATCAATTGTACTGATTACATTCATTCAAATGCGTTAGAGGCGGTTAGATTTATCGCAAACCGATAG
- a CDS encoding 4Fe-4S dicluster-binding protein, protein MQDLKLLANDNRGQRGLESGSSLEGWHEVTQGCILPSFEGDATGIALKKAEERTYSNHNSYTATVASWRVKKPVFNIDVCIDCQNCWVWCPDSSILSRDKQMLGIDYDHCKGCEVCVEVCPTNPKSLLMFSEYTPLDEALSQWPEKKKKEK, encoded by the coding sequence ATGCAAGATTTAAAATTATTAGCAAATGACAACAGAGGACAGCGCGGACTGGAAAGCGGTAGCAGTCTAGAGGGTTGGCATGAGGTAACACAAGGATGTATCCTTCCTTCATTTGAAGGTGATGCAACAGGTATCGCACTTAAAAAAGCTGAAGAGAGAACATATTCAAATCATAACTCTTATACAGCAACTGTTGCATCATGGAGGGTAAAAAAACCTGTATTTAACATAGATGTATGTATCGACTGTCAAAACTGTTGGGTATGGTGTCCGGACAGTTCTATTTTATCAAGAGATAAACAGATGTTAGGTATTGACTATGATCACTGTAAAGGGTGTGAGGTATGTGTGGAAGTATGTCCTACAAACCCTAAATCACTTTTAATGTTTAGTGAATATACTCCGCTGGATGAGGCATTGTCTCAGTGGCCAGAGAAAAAGAAAAAAGAGAAGTAA
- a CDS encoding Rieske 2Fe-2S domain-containing protein has translation MKEKGRRDFMGMALGGFTALGGLGALYAMKRSWDPLPSVKAAGFTTIDLSAAQENVLNVEKWRGKPIFVLKKSADMTQDERDIVIGSDRFHVSIGLCTHLGCIPAYLPDAKKFKCACHGGEFDTAGHQIFGPPPSPLEIPPFKIEGTTLVLGEEGPEFKKMKDAGLIV, from the coding sequence ATGAAAGAAAAAGGTCGTAGAGACTTTATGGGTATGGCACTAGGTGGCTTTACTGCATTGGGTGGCCTGGGTGCACTCTATGCAATGAAGCGTAGCTGGGATCCGTTACCAAGTGTTAAAGCTGCTGGTTTTACCACTATTGATCTGAGTGCTGCACAAGAAAATGTGCTAAATGTAGAAAAATGGAGAGGGAAGCCAATTTTTGTACTTAAGAAGTCAGCGGATATGACGCAGGATGAAAGAGATATCGTAATCGGTTCTGACAGATTTCACGTATCTATAGGTCTATGTACGCACCTTGGATGTATTCCGGCATATTTGCCAGATGCTAAAAAATTCAAGTGTGCTTGTCACGGGGGAGAATTTGATACTGCAGGACATCAGATCTTTGGACCGCCGCCAAGTCCACTAGAGATACCTCCGTTCAAAATCGAAGGTACTACACTAGTACTTGGTGAAGAAGGACCTGAGTTTAAAAAAATGAAAGACGCTGGTCTAATAGTATAA
- a CDS encoding pyruvate flavodoxin oxidoreductase subunit gamma: protein MTEIRWHSRAGQGAVSGAKGLGDVVATTGKEVQAFALYGSAKRGAALRAYNRIDDEQIFNHAKFMNPDYVLVIDPALAYTDNIVENEADHTKYIVTTHLTKEELIEGIPSLKGKEDRVFVVDCVQISLDTIGRSVPNAPMLGAFVKVSGMFELDYFLENMKRVLAKFPQKIIDGNMAAITKAYNDVK from the coding sequence ATGACAGAGATTAGATGGCACAGCCGTGCTGGTCAAGGGGCGGTATCTGGTGCTAAAGGTCTAGGGGACGTTGTTGCAACAACTGGTAAAGAAGTTCAGGCTTTTGCACTATACGGTTCAGCAAAAAGGGGAGCTGCACTAAGAGCGTATAACAGAATTGACGATGAACAAATTTTTAACCATGCAAAATTTATGAACCCTGACTATGTCCTGGTAATCGATCCTGCATTGGCATATACGGATAATATCGTAGAAAATGAAGCCGATCATACTAAATATATCGTTACGACACACCTTACTAAAGAGGAGTTGATCGAAGGTATTCCTTCACTTAAAGGCAAAGAAGATAGAGTATTTGTCGTTGACTGTGTACAAATTTCATTGGACACTATCGGTAGATCAGTTCCAAATGCTCCAATGCTTGGTGCATTTGTAAAAGTTTCAGGTATGTTTGAACTTGATTATTTCTTGGAAAATATGAAGAGAGTACTTGCGAAGTTCCCTCAAAAGATCATTGACGGAAACATGGCAGCGATCACAAAAGCATACAACGACGTGAAGTAA
- a CDS encoding peptide deformylase: MVQKLVIYPDERVNIACTDVRSFNQTLWDVIEDIKDTMIKHNLDALAAIQIAYPYNIVLIKEADGSYSEYINPRIIGSYGKFDSIETTAYYPEITQIVPRAQRIKVIYEDRHGKPKSIDIDDEKYAATFQRKVDYLFGGTFLDKVSKAHRERVLEALKNNGLIPQVEICPTFSKKDYFVSFTDKLLFIMGLTLVSPFFNLSKETLNTLYTLDKFLLPIIFVLMIGFFFYAQYEAKKYSQCSSCQIGNNIGVIIKRFITGIVLAIGAYIILG; this comes from the coding sequence ATGGTACAAAAACTTGTTATATATCCGGATGAACGTGTCAATATCGCATGTACTGATGTGCGTTCTTTTAATCAAACACTTTGGGATGTGATCGAAGATATCAAAGATACAATGATCAAACATAACCTAGATGCATTAGCTGCAATCCAGATTGCCTATCCATATAATATCGTACTGATCAAAGAAGCAGATGGAAGTTACAGTGAATATATTAATCCAAGGATCATAGGAAGCTATGGGAAATTTGATTCTATAGAGACTACAGCATATTACCCTGAAATCACCCAAATCGTTCCACGAGCACAAAGAATTAAGGTTATCTATGAAGACCGTCATGGCAAACCAAAATCAATTGATATTGATGATGAAAAATATGCTGCAACGTTCCAAAGAAAAGTGGATTATCTCTTTGGAGGAACATTTCTTGATAAAGTGAGTAAAGCGCATAGAGAACGTGTACTTGAAGCACTGAAAAACAATGGTCTTATACCACAAGTTGAAATCTGTCCTACTTTTTCCAAAAAAGACTATTTTGTCAGTTTCACTGACAAGCTGCTTTTTATTATGGGACTTACACTTGTTTCACCTTTTTTTAACCTCTCTAAAGAGACACTAAATACACTGTATACATTGGATAAGTTCTTGCTACCGATTATTTTTGTATTGATGATAGGATTCTTTTTCTATGCTCAGTATGAAGCAAAAAAGTACTCACAATGCAGCTCATGTCAGATAGGAAATAATATTGGAGTAATTATCAAACGATTTATTACAGGAATCGTGTTAGCCATTGGAGCATATATAATTCTGGGCTAA